Sequence from the Bacteroidales bacterium genome:
AAAGAACGATATAATTATTATTACCGATGCCGATGGAACTTATCCAATTGAGAGTATCCCAGAGTTGCTTTCAGAATATAGTAAAGGTTTTGATATGGTGGTTGGAACAAGAAGTGGCAAGCATTATCGTGAATCATTATTTAAAACCATTCATCGGAGAATATTAAAATTTCTTGTTGAATTTACAGCCGGACGAAAGATTCCTGATATAAATTCAGGACTTCGAATATTCTCCAAAAAAACAGTTACCTCTTATTTTAATACCCTTTGTGATACTTTTAGTTTCACAACATCTCTTACACTAGCCTATATGATGACAGGTAAATTTGTGAAGTATATACCAATTCAGTATAATAAAAGAATAGGAAAAACGAAGGTTCGTCTGTTTGCAGACTCAATGCGTACTTTGCAATTTATTGTTGAAGCTATTTTATATTATAATCCAATAAAAATATTTCTGGTTTTCAGCATGTTGTTAATTTTCTTTGCTATTATAAGTTTAACAATTGCCTATTTTACATTTATTAAAATAACCTATATTTTTGGAATAGCGTGTTTAATTGCTTCAATATTTATGTTTGGAATGGGCTTATTATCAGTTCAATTAAAACAAATTATCAATAGAGATAAATAGAAAAATTATTATGAATTTATTGAAATTTCAAAAAAAAGATTATCCCTTTCTGGTTCTTTCTTTTTTAATCTATTCAATATTATGTTTTGTAATCTTTAGACGAGGCTTAATTTTAGCTCCGGATAGTGATGGCTATATCAATCCGACTATTATTAGATCGCCTGTTTATCCCTTAATTATTCAGTTTTGTAAATTATTGGTTGGTATATATTATGATAAATTATTGCTTTTACTTCAAATAGTAATCGGGTTAATTGGAGTAGGCGTTTTTTCAAAACTTCTTTTTAAGCAGTTTTCTCTAAATAAGTGGTTGGTATTAGTTATATCATTTATGCTATTTTCGCCATATATTTTTTCAATACAGGTGGGTAATATGCTGTTAACAGAATCTTTAGCATATCCATTATTTCTAATAACTATTAAGTACATACTTGAAGGTATGTCTGGCAGCAACCACAGAAAATTCATTCTTTCCTTTTTCTTTTTAACTCTTCTAATTCTTACTCGCAGTCAATTCCTTTTTTTATACCCTTTAATAGCTATAATCTTTTTTTATTTATTTATTTTCACGACAACAAATAAACTTAAACTTTTAAAGCTTTCAATAATCTTTATTGGAATGGTTATTAGTTGTTTTCTCTTAGAAATGACCTATCATTATGTTGTTAGTGGAAAATTTATAAGGACACCATTTACAGGAATTCAGTTAGCTACAAATGCGATTTATGTATCTTCTTCAAAAGATTCAACTATATTTTATGATAAAGCAGAAAGACAAACTTTCGTAAAAATTGTTAAAGAAGCGGAAAACAAACAATTGACCTTATCTACCTTTTCGAGTAAAGAAAACACGAGTTTTATACATCATTATGGAGTTGCATATAATGAAATATGTTGGAGAACGATATATCCAATTTTACAGAAGCAGATAATGTCAAAAAACATTTCAGATATGTACATGGAAATTGATAAGATAACCATTTCTATTTCAAAAAAATTGATGTTATACAATTGGAAACCATTTCTAACCTTGTATTTTAAAAACATGTACAATGGAATGGGAGGATTTATTGGTTTTACTTGGACCCTTTTGTCATTACTTTGTTTGTTAGCATTGTTTTTTATAGGCAAACGAAGCATTGAGATTATAATCCTTGCAACCTTATTTATTAGTCACCTGCTTAATTTAAGCCTTGTTTCTTTGGTGGAACCCATTATTATACGATATTCTTTTTATACAGAAATACTATTATTGGTAGTACTTACAAGCATTCTCTTATCTATATTTCAACAGAAAAAACACTTTGCAACAACTTAAAATGTTGTCTAGTAATTCTTGAATGTTTGTTAGATAAAAACTCAAAATAAATAAGCGGGAATAAACAGATTGACATTTAAACAAAAAACAATTCACGGGCTCTTCTGGAGTCTCTTTGAGACAGTCGGTAACCAAGGTGTACAATTTATTATTGGAATAATCTTGGCAAGATTACTTCTTCCGGAAGATTATGGAATAACTGGTGTTTTGGCTATTTTTATAGGTATTGCTGGCGTTTTGGTAGACAGTGGTTTTAAAACATCCATTATCAGAAGCAAAGATTTATCAGGGGTTGATTGTTCCACCATTTTTTATGTAAATTTTTTAATAAGTATTCTTATTGGATTGTTAATTTTTTTATCGGGAGAGAGTATTGCGAGGTTTTTTAATAAACCAGAACTTGTTAATGTAACTAGGGTATTTGCAATAATTCCTGTAATTAATGGTCTTGGTTTAGTGCAATCAGCATTACTGTTTAAGAATTTACAATTTAAGTTAAATGCAAAAATTTCGATTGCTTCAAATGTAGTTTCTGGTTTAATTGCCTTGTTTTTGGCCTTTAACGGTTTTTCATATTGGGCATTGGTTTGGAGAGCGCTAATTGGGGCGGGCATATATACAATATTATTGTGGCTTACTAGCAATTGGAGACCGAGCATAGTTTTTTCTATGATAATATTGAAAAAGCACTTTAAATTCAGTTCAAGATTACTTGTAGGAGAAATCCTCGCTACACTATTTAACAATATATATTCTTTAATTTTTGGTAAATTTTTTTCTTTTAAAGAACTAGGGTTTTATACTAGAGGGAAGGGATTTGTAGATACGGTTACTAAGACACTTTCTGTTGCCATTCAAAAGGTTAATACTCCGTTACTATCGGCATCAGGTGATGATGATAACTACAAGATTGCAGTATATGTTAAATTGCTTAGAGCGACCACATTACTTATATTTCCTGCTTCGGTACTTTTGGTTGCAGTTTCCGAACCAATGATTATTTTTCTTATTGGTGAAAAGTGGAGGATGGCCATTCCTTATGTACAAATATTAGCAATTTCAGGCATGATTTATCCGGTACTTAATGCAAATTATGCACTTTATGAAGTATTAGGAAGGTCGGATATAATCATCAAACAAACAATAATTGCTAGGCCAATGGAAATTATTATTTTACTCATAACAGTACAGTTCAGTGCAATGACTGTTGCTTGGGGTATTTTATTCTTTGGAGTATTTGGACTCTTTCTCTCTTTTTATTTCGTTGAGAAAGTAATAGACAGAAATGTTTCTATTATTATGAAGGCATTATTGCCCGCATTGACAATTTCCATTGTAATGGGAATATCAGTTTATTTTATTGGACTCATTTTAAAAAATTGCTTAAGTAGCGGTATTCTGTTTGGGCTTCAATCAATTTTAGGTATTATTATTACAATTTTAATTTTTATGTTATTAAAAGTTAGAGAATTCGAGTTAATTAAAACCGTTATTTTATTAAGACTTGATTTGTTTTGGAAGAAATCTGGTGTTGTCAAGTAAAACAAAGATGTTACTAGTAATAAAAAACAAAGTAAAAAACCCAACTCAAAATTGCATTGTTATAAAATAAATTAGAAAACAAATCATAATTTGATAGTATGAGTAAAGATTTAGACCATCCTGTTTTTGTAACCCAACCCTTTTTACCACCAATAGAAGAATTTATTCCATATCTTCAAAAAATATGGGGAAGCCATATCTTGACTAATAACGGCCCATTTCATCAGCAACTTGAGCAGGAACTTTGTGAGTATCTAGGTATAAAATATATATCTCTTTTTTCCAATGGTACACTCGCTCTTGTAACGGCACTTCAAGCACTACGTATTACTGGTGAAGTCATTACAACACCATATAGTTTTGTAGCCACAACACATGCCCTATGGTGGAATAATATAAAACCTGTTTTTGTAGATATTGAACCGAACACGTTTAACCTTGATGTTGATAAAATTGAATCAGCCATTACTCCAAAAACAACGGCAATCCTTCCCGTACATGTATACGGGAATCCTTGCAATGTTGAGAAAATTAAAAAAATTGCTGATACTTATGGGCTAAAAATTATTTATGATGCATGTCACACCTTTGGTGTTACAATTAATGGAATTCCTATTCTGAAATTTGGAGATTTATCAGTTATGAGTTTCCATGCTACAAAAGTTTACAACACTTTTGAAGGAGGTGCAATTATTTGTCATGATGAGGTTACTAAAAAACGGATAGATAATCTGAAAAATTTTGGTTTTGTGAACGAAACTACCGTTGTAACGCCTGGAATTAATGGCAAAATGAATGAAGTTCAAGCTGCAATGGGTATACTTCAATTAAAATATCTTGATAGGATGATTGAAAAACGAAAAAAAATTGCAGAACGATATCGAAGAGGTTTAAATAAAATAGATGGCATAAATTTTATAAATGATATAATAGATGTAAAGCATTGTTACTCCTATTTCCCAATATTTATTAACAATGAAGGGTTTGGCAAAAATCGAGATGAAGTATATGAAGAACTAAAAAAAAAGAATATTTTTGGAAGACGATATTTTTATCCATTAATCAGTCAATTCCCCACATATAAAGGATTAGAATCAGCGAAAACAGGTAAAATGCCAATTGCTGAAAACATAACTCAGCAGGTACTTTGTTTGCCTATGTTTTCGGACTTAAGTGAGGATAACGTTGATTTTATTTGCAATGTAATTAAAAAAATGAAAAAATGAAAAACATTGTTCTATTTGGAGGGGGCACTCATGTTCGTTATTGTATTGATATTATTGAAAAAGAAAATAAATATAATATCGTAGGAATAACTGATCCCTATTTAGAAGTAGGTACAAAAATTATGGGATATTACATCATAGGCAAACAGGAAGAATTAAAGTCGTTAATAAAGAAGCATAATATTGAGGCTGGAATAATTACAATAGGTGATAATTGGACTCGTAAAATCGTATTAGATGAAATATTAAACATTGACCCCGATTTTGAG
This genomic interval carries:
- a CDS encoding lipopolysaccharide biosynthesis protein; translated protein: MTFKQKTIHGLFWSLFETVGNQGVQFIIGIILARLLLPEDYGITGVLAIFIGIAGVLVDSGFKTSIIRSKDLSGVDCSTIFYVNFLISILIGLLIFLSGESIARFFNKPELVNVTRVFAIIPVINGLGLVQSALLFKNLQFKLNAKISIASNVVSGLIALFLAFNGFSYWALVWRALIGAGIYTILLWLTSNWRPSIVFSMIILKKHFKFSSRLLVGEILATLFNNIYSLIFGKFFSFKELGFYTRGKGFVDTVTKTLSVAIQKVNTPLLSASGDDDNYKIAVYVKLLRATTLLIFPASVLLVAVSEPMIIFLIGEKWRMAIPYVQILAISGMIYPVLNANYALYEVLGRSDIIIKQTIIARPMEIIILLITVQFSAMTVAWGILFFGVFGLFLSFYFVEKVIDRNVSIIMKALLPALTISIVMGISVYFIGLILKNCLSSGILFGLQSILGIIITILIFMLLKVREFELIKTVILLRLDLFWKKSGVVK
- a CDS encoding glycosyltransferase family 2 protein, which gives rise to MFSIIIPAFNEEDAIDSTIKQCKAIIEKCGDTQSEVIIVDDGSNDNTIENAKIAGAQVIRHPHNIGYGRSLKDGIMAAKNDIIIITDADGTYPIESIPELLSEYSKGFDMVVGTRSGKHYRESLFKTIHRRILKFLVEFTAGRKIPDINSGLRIFSKKTVTSYFNTLCDTFSFTTSLTLAYMMTGKFVKYIPIQYNKRIGKTKVRLFADSMRTLQFIVEAILYYNPIKIFLVFSMLLIFFAIISLTIAYFTFIKITYIFGIACLIASIFMFGMGLLSVQLKQIINRDK
- a CDS encoding DegT/DnrJ/EryC1/StrS family aminotransferase; the protein is MSKDLDHPVFVTQPFLPPIEEFIPYLQKIWGSHILTNNGPFHQQLEQELCEYLGIKYISLFSNGTLALVTALQALRITGEVITTPYSFVATTHALWWNNIKPVFVDIEPNTFNLDVDKIESAITPKTTAILPVHVYGNPCNVEKIKKIADTYGLKIIYDACHTFGVTINGIPILKFGDLSVMSFHATKVYNTFEGGAIICHDEVTKKRIDNLKNFGFVNETTVVTPGINGKMNEVQAAMGILQLKYLDRMIEKRKKIAERYRRGLNKIDGINFINDIIDVKHCYSYFPIFINNEGFGKNRDEVYEELKKKNIFGRRYFYPLISQFPTYKGLESAKTGKMPIAENITQQVLCLPMFSDLSEDNVDFICNVIKKMKK